A stretch of the Panicum virgatum strain AP13 chromosome 9N, P.virgatum_v5, whole genome shotgun sequence genome encodes the following:
- the LOC120691691 gene encoding BEL1-like homeodomain protein 7: MATYYSSPGSERDSQTMYSTESGNASYPMPALGNLLYPNNASSGPYTEFSGIIQHQQNFMELPGHPSAMSHDSSSNEATNMGTSLTDQRSFGPLKDMRNEMLMHLMDGAHNSGSDLIHNDAHNTGQIEFGMLNNHNSTSVPSAPGQGLSLSLNTHILAPSYPYWSAKPELLTPNSYQGDDNRMKSVQSEASRAIRNSKYLKAAQELLDEIVSVWKSVKQKADKGPAEAGKADGKETEGGNKSEGVSSNPQESGANAAAELSTAEKQELQNKMAKLMAMLDEVDRKYKHYYHQMQLVMSSFDTVAGSGAAKPYTAVALQTISRHFRCLKDAINDQIGVIRKKLGEDDNTSGKEGKLTRLRYIDQQIRQQRAFQQYGMLQQNAWRPQRGLPENSVSILRAWLFEHFLHPYPKDSEKLMLSRQTGLTRSQISNWFINARVRLWKPMIEDMYKEEVGDGELDSNSSSDNGARSKDKAPSSEEKEDLKTSTSQACQSNQLDESKANLGGMMSLNGAPAGDFHNEANPEDSFMSLMLKAQRPGETNGSSLLHHAVAHHSDESTQFMAYHLAELGRYGNNNVSLTLGLQHADNNLSSVPTTYTQPGFSGVRDEDIYNANAPLNVTSTSSDYESTNQMDQQQRQRFESSPLMHDFVA, from the exons ATGGCTACTTATTACTCGAGTCCTGGCAGTGAAAGAGATTCGCAAACCATGTACTCAACAGAGTCAGGCAATGCATCATATCCCATGCCAGCCCTAGGGAACTTGCTTTATCCGAACAATGCATCTTCTGGACCGTATACAGAATTTAGTGGCATTATACAGCATCAGCagaatttcatggagctacctggccatccttcagcaatgTCACATGATTCATCATCCAACGAAGCTACTAACATGGGCACTTCACTCACAGATCAGCGCTCTTTTGGTCCTTTGAAAGATATGAGAAATGAGATGTTGATGCATTTGATGGATGGAGCACACAACAGTGGCAGTGATCTCATCCACAATGATGCCCATAACACAGGGCAAATCGAGTTTGGCATGTTAAACAACCACAACTCAACAAGTGTTCCATCAGCACCAGGCCAAGGGCTCTCTCTGAGCCTCAACACACATATCTTGGCACCTTCCTATCCGTATTGGTCTGCAAAACCAGAGTTACTGACACCAAATTCTTACCAGGGTGATGACAACAGAATGAAGAGTGTGCAATCTGAGGCCTCACGGGCAATCCGAAATTCCAAGTATCTGAAGGCAGCACAGGAATTGCTTGACGAGATTGTCAGTGTTTGGAAGAGTGTTAAGCAGAAAGCAGATAAAGGCCCTGCTGAAGCAGGAAAAGCAGATGGCAAAGAGACTGAAGGGGGGAATAAAAGCGAGGGAGTGTCTTCCAATCCACAAGAGTCTGGTGCCAATGCGGCAGCTGAGCTTTCAACTGCTGAGAAACAAGAGCTCCAGAATAAGATGGCAAAACTTATGGCAATGTTGGATGAG GTAGACCGAAAGTACAAACACTATTATCATCAGATGCAACTTGTAATGTCATCGTTTGATACGGTTGCTGGTTCTGGAGCTGCCAAGCCTTATACTGCAGTTGCCCTCCAGACAATCTCGCGTCATTTCCGATGTCTGAAGGATGCTATCAATGATCAAATTGGTGTTATCCGCAAGAAACTTGGAGAGGATGACAATACATCCGGCAAAGAGGGCAAATTAACTCGCCTTCGTTATATTGATCAGCAAATAAGGCAGCAGCGAGCTTTCCAACAATATGGTATGCTACAACAAAATGCTTGGAGGCCGCAGAGGGGACTACCTGAAAATTCAGTCTCAATTCTCCGTGCTTGGCTTTTTGAACACTTCCTTCACCC GTATCCAAAAGATTCTGAAAAGCTAATGTTATCGAGACAAACTGGGTTAACAAGAAGTCAG ATTTCAAATTGGTTCATTAATGCCCGTGTCCGGCTCTGGAAACCAATGATCGAAGACATGTACAAAGAAGAGGTTGGTGATGGGGAGTTGGACTCAAATTCCTCCTCCGACAATGGGGCACGAAGCAAGGACAAAGCACCATCTTCTGAAGAAAAGGAGGATCTGAAGACTTCAACAAGCCAGGCTTGCCAAAGCAACCAGCTTGACGAATCCAAGGCCAACTTGGGTGGGATGATGAGCCTCAACGGAGCCCCAGCCGGGGACTTCCACAACGAGGCGAACCCAGAGGACAGCTTCATGAGCCTGATGCTGAAGGCCCAGAGACCAGGCGAAACCAACGGCAGCAGCCTCCTTCACCACGCCGTCGCCCATCACTCGGACGAGAGCACGCAGTTCATGGCGTATCACCTCGCAGAGCTCGGGAGGTACGGCAACAACAACGTGTCCCTGACGCTGGGTCTGCAGCATGCCGATAACAACCTCTCTTCAGTGCCAACCACGTACACCCAGCCGGGATTCTCCGGCGTCAGAGACGAAGACATCTATAACGCCAACGCTCCTCTCAACGTTACTTCCACGTCTTCAGACTACGAATCCACGAACCAGATGGATCAACAACAACGGCAGCGCTTCGAGTCATCACCTCTGATGCACGATTTTGTGGCCTGA
- the LOC120691692 gene encoding BEL1-like homeodomain protein 11 isoform X2: MVMAKQHGKGSPKRAPNEPAPRSAVAGRPSQPTAPLRLEQCCRCDDRRRQEDDGSSNGAGPLLLTLGPLGPAADRRCSCVIAPAPATMSVLRGSRYLRPAQELLGEVVRMANLAAGAGAEDEATADKQERLDAAGHRAVRRAAMNDGDGIQAKLLGLLSEERYFGELGRVASSFEPALGDGAAASAYTSLMAQAMARHFGNLRRAILRRLRLHAAAAAKRSLRAGEEGEQGDGDGDEEEVTEEMVDRVARRTKLAAAARAEQAWRPIRGLPEGSVAVLRAWLFDHFLHPYPDDGEKLRLAMATGLSRSQLAAWLTTTCYDEQISNWFINARVRLWKPMIEEMYKDEFSEGSAVSREDDTSGASSSS; encoded by the exons ATGGTCATGGCGAAGCAGCACGGGAAGGGCTCCCCAAAGCGAGCTCCCAACGAGCCTGCTCCCCgcagcgccgtcgccggccggccaagcCAGCCGACGGCGCCTTTACGGCTCGAGCAGTGCTGCCGTTGCGACGACCGCCGCCGTCAGGAGGACGATGGCTCGTCGAACGGCGCTGGCCCGCTGCTCCTGACTCTCGGGCCTCTCGGCCcggccgccgaccgccgctgctCGTGTGTcatcgcgccggcgccggccacgaTGTCCGTCCTGCGCGGCTCCCGGTACCTGAGGCCCGCGCAGGAGCTGCTGGGCGAGGTGGTGCGCATGGCCAACCTGGCGGCTGGCGCGGGCGCCGAGGACGAGGCAACTGCAGACAAGCAGGAGCGgctcgacgccgccggtcaCCGGGCGGTGCGTCGCGCGGCCATGAACGACGGCGACGGGATCCAGGCCAAGCTCCTCGGCCTGCTCAGCGAG GAGCGCTACTTCGGCGAGCTGGGGCGCGTGGCGTCGTCGTTCGAGCCGGCGCTgggggacggcgcggcggcgtccgcctaCACGTCCCTGATGGCGCAGGCCATGGCGCGGCACTtcggcaacctgcgccgcgCCATCCTGCGCAGGCTGAGGCtccacgccgcggcggcggcgaagcggtcGCTGCGGGCCGGCGAGGAGGGGGAGCaaggcgacggcgatggcgacgaggaggaggtgacCGAGGAGATGGTGGACCGGGTGGCCCGGCGGACGAagctggccgcggcggcgcgggcggagcaggCGTGGCGGCCGATCCGGGGCCTGCCGGAGGGCTCCGTGGCCGTGCTCCGGGCGTGGCTCTTCGACCATTTCCTCCACCC GTACCCCGACGACGGCGAGAAGCTGAGGCTGGCCATGGCCACCGGTCTGAGCAGAAGCCAG TTAGCTGCGTGGTTGACAACCACCTGTTACGATGAGCAGATATCGAACTGGTTCATCAACGCGCGCGTGCGGCTGTGGAAGCCGATGATCGAGGAGATGTACAAGGACGAGTTCTCCGAGGGTTCCGCCGTTTCCAGGGAGGACGACACCAGCGGCGCCTCCTCGTCCTCTTGA
- the LOC120691692 gene encoding BEL1-like homeodomain protein 11 isoform X3 → MVMAKQHGKGSPKRAPNEPAPRSAVAGRPSQPTAPLRLEQCCRCDDRRRQEDDGSSNGAGPLLLTLGPLGPAADRRCSCVIAPAPATMSVLRGSRYLRPAQELLGEVVRMANLAAGAGAEDEATADKQERLDAAGHRAVRRAAMNDGDGIQAKLLGLLSELESRQERYFGELGRVASSFEPALGDGAAASAYTSLMAQAMARHFGNLRRAILRRLRLHAAAAAKRSLRAGEEGEQGDGDGDEEEVTEEMVDRVARRTKLAAAARAEQAWRPIRGLPEGSVAVLRAWLFDHFLHPYPDDGEKLRLAMATGLSRSQISNWFINARVRLWKPMIEEMYKDEFSEGSAVSREDDTSGASSSS, encoded by the exons ATGGTCATGGCGAAGCAGCACGGGAAGGGCTCCCCAAAGCGAGCTCCCAACGAGCCTGCTCCCCgcagcgccgtcgccggccggccaagcCAGCCGACGGCGCCTTTACGGCTCGAGCAGTGCTGCCGTTGCGACGACCGCCGCCGTCAGGAGGACGATGGCTCGTCGAACGGCGCTGGCCCGCTGCTCCTGACTCTCGGGCCTCTCGGCCcggccgccgaccgccgctgctCGTGTGTcatcgcgccggcgccggccacgaTGTCCGTCCTGCGCGGCTCCCGGTACCTGAGGCCCGCGCAGGAGCTGCTGGGCGAGGTGGTGCGCATGGCCAACCTGGCGGCTGGCGCGGGCGCCGAGGACGAGGCAACTGCAGACAAGCAGGAGCGgctcgacgccgccggtcaCCGGGCGGTGCGTCGCGCGGCCATGAACGACGGCGACGGGATCCAGGCCAAGCTCCTCGGCCTGCTCAGCGAG CTGGAGAGCCGGCAGGAGCGCTACTTCGGCGAGCTGGGGCGCGTGGCGTCGTCGTTCGAGCCGGCGCTgggggacggcgcggcggcgtccgcctaCACGTCCCTGATGGCGCAGGCCATGGCGCGGCACTtcggcaacctgcgccgcgCCATCCTGCGCAGGCTGAGGCtccacgccgcggcggcggcgaagcggtcGCTGCGGGCCGGCGAGGAGGGGGAGCaaggcgacggcgatggcgacgaggaggaggtgacCGAGGAGATGGTGGACCGGGTGGCCCGGCGGACGAagctggccgcggcggcgcgggcggagcaggCGTGGCGGCCGATCCGGGGCCTGCCGGAGGGCTCCGTGGCCGTGCTCCGGGCGTGGCTCTTCGACCATTTCCTCCACCC GTACCCCGACGACGGCGAGAAGCTGAGGCTGGCCATGGCCACCGGTCTGAGCAGAAGCCAG ATATCGAACTGGTTCATCAACGCGCGCGTGCGGCTGTGGAAGCCGATGATCGAGGAGATGTACAAGGACGAGTTCTCCGAGGGTTCCGCCGTTTCCAGGGAGGACGACACCAGCGGCGCCTCCTCGTCCTCTTGA
- the LOC120692866 gene encoding tetratricopeptide repeat protein 33-like isoform X1 has product MVSELGTPLAATLHPTKEGLEESISLKCVKLLVEAGADVNCTDPDSPLVIATTHGLTDCIEYLLKAGANANIPNNCCGAMPIEIAAGRGRRKHVEMLFPFTSPIQTVSKWTVDGIIAHIKSKSLKHSKHKVGQYDKSTKVKQKFDGDKDVGRKNHSAASKLYSEVEQYGKNTKDKLKSDGDKSVGRKDYLAASKLYGEAIDLDPTDAILYSNRSFCLLQTGEATKALSDANSCIKVRPEWVKGYYRKGAALMSLKEYKEACDAFLAGLKLDPANAEMERMFREREAVEAMKEDCVGAKNLGSID; this is encoded by the exons ATGGTCTCAGAACTAGGTACGCCATTGGCTGCAACACTTCATCCTACTAAGGAAGGACTCGAGGAATCTATTTCGTTAAAGTGTGTGAAGCTACTTGTCGAG GCAGGTGCTGATGTGAATTGTACTGATCCCGACAGTCCCTTAGTGATAGCAACTACTCATGGCTTGACTGATTGCATTGAATATTTGTTGAAGGCTGGTGCAAACGCTAATATTCCAAATAACTGT TGTGGTGCTATGCCAATAGAAATAGCTGCAGGCCGTGGAAGAAGAAAGCATGTGGAGATGCTATTTCCTTTCACTTCTCCCATTCAAACTGTTTCAAAATGGACTGTTGATGGAATTATTGCTCATATAAAATCAAAAAGTTTGAAACATTCAAAGCATAAG GTTGGGCAATATGATAAAAGCACTAAAGTTAAGCAGAAATTTGATGGTGACAAGGATGTTGGGCGAAAGAACCACAGTGCTGCATCAAAGCTATACAGCGAG GTTGAGCAGTATGGTAAAAACACGAAAGATAAGCTGAAATCAGATGGTGACAAATCTGTTGGGAGAAAGGACTACCTTGCTGCATCAAAGCTCTATGGCGAG GCAATTGACCTGGATCCAACTGATGCAATACTGTATTCGAACAGGAGCTTTTGCCTTCTGCAAACTGGTGAAGCAACAAAGGCTCTATCTGATGCGAATTCTTGCATAAAGGTGCGACCTGAATGGGTAAAAGGTTACTACAGGAAAGGAGCCGCCCTCATGTCACTCAAG GAGTATAAAGAAGCATGTGATGCATTCCTTGCTGGGTTGAAGCTGGACCCTGCAAATGCTGAGATGGAGAGAATGTTCCG GGAGAGGGAGGCAGTTGAGGCCATGAAGGAGGACTGTGTTGGCGCAAAGAACCTTGGGTCTATCGATTAG
- the LOC120691692 gene encoding BEL1-like homeodomain protein 11 isoform X1 — protein MVMAKQHGKGSPKRAPNEPAPRSAVAGRPSQPTAPLRLEQCCRCDDRRRQEDDGSSNGAGPLLLTLGPLGPAADRRCSCVIAPAPATMSVLRGSRYLRPAQELLGEVVRMANLAAGAGAEDEATADKQERLDAAGHRAVRRAAMNDGDGIQAKLLGLLSELESRQERYFGELGRVASSFEPALGDGAAASAYTSLMAQAMARHFGNLRRAILRRLRLHAAAAAKRSLRAGEEGEQGDGDGDEEEVTEEMVDRVARRTKLAAAARAEQAWRPIRGLPEGSVAVLRAWLFDHFLHPYPDDGEKLRLAMATGLSRSQLAAWLTTTCYDEQISNWFINARVRLWKPMIEEMYKDEFSEGSAVSREDDTSGASSSS, from the exons ATGGTCATGGCGAAGCAGCACGGGAAGGGCTCCCCAAAGCGAGCTCCCAACGAGCCTGCTCCCCgcagcgccgtcgccggccggccaagcCAGCCGACGGCGCCTTTACGGCTCGAGCAGTGCTGCCGTTGCGACGACCGCCGCCGTCAGGAGGACGATGGCTCGTCGAACGGCGCTGGCCCGCTGCTCCTGACTCTCGGGCCTCTCGGCCcggccgccgaccgccgctgctCGTGTGTcatcgcgccggcgccggccacgaTGTCCGTCCTGCGCGGCTCCCGGTACCTGAGGCCCGCGCAGGAGCTGCTGGGCGAGGTGGTGCGCATGGCCAACCTGGCGGCTGGCGCGGGCGCCGAGGACGAGGCAACTGCAGACAAGCAGGAGCGgctcgacgccgccggtcaCCGGGCGGTGCGTCGCGCGGCCATGAACGACGGCGACGGGATCCAGGCCAAGCTCCTCGGCCTGCTCAGCGAG CTGGAGAGCCGGCAGGAGCGCTACTTCGGCGAGCTGGGGCGCGTGGCGTCGTCGTTCGAGCCGGCGCTgggggacggcgcggcggcgtccgcctaCACGTCCCTGATGGCGCAGGCCATGGCGCGGCACTtcggcaacctgcgccgcgCCATCCTGCGCAGGCTGAGGCtccacgccgcggcggcggcgaagcggtcGCTGCGGGCCGGCGAGGAGGGGGAGCaaggcgacggcgatggcgacgaggaggaggtgacCGAGGAGATGGTGGACCGGGTGGCCCGGCGGACGAagctggccgcggcggcgcgggcggagcaggCGTGGCGGCCGATCCGGGGCCTGCCGGAGGGCTCCGTGGCCGTGCTCCGGGCGTGGCTCTTCGACCATTTCCTCCACCC GTACCCCGACGACGGCGAGAAGCTGAGGCTGGCCATGGCCACCGGTCTGAGCAGAAGCCAG TTAGCTGCGTGGTTGACAACCACCTGTTACGATGAGCAGATATCGAACTGGTTCATCAACGCGCGCGTGCGGCTGTGGAAGCCGATGATCGAGGAGATGTACAAGGACGAGTTCTCCGAGGGTTCCGCCGTTTCCAGGGAGGACGACACCAGCGGCGCCTCCTCGTCCTCTTGA
- the LOC120692866 gene encoding RNA polymerase II-associated protein 3-like isoform X2 codes for MVSELGTPLAATLHPTKEGLEESISLKCVKLLVEAGADVNCTDPDSPLVIATTHGLTDCIEYLLKAGANANIPNNCCGAMPIEIAAGRGRRKHVEMLFPFTSPIQTVSKWTVDGIIAHIKSKSLKHSKHKVGQYDKSTKVKQKFDGDKDVGRKNHSAASKLYSEVEQYGKNTKDKLKSDGDKSVGRKDYLAASKLYGEAIDLDPTDAILYSNRSFCLLQTGEATKALSDANSCIKVRPEWVKGYYRKGAALMSLKEYKEACDAFLAGLKLDPANAEMERMFREAVEAMKEDCVGAKNLGSID; via the exons ATGGTCTCAGAACTAGGTACGCCATTGGCTGCAACACTTCATCCTACTAAGGAAGGACTCGAGGAATCTATTTCGTTAAAGTGTGTGAAGCTACTTGTCGAG GCAGGTGCTGATGTGAATTGTACTGATCCCGACAGTCCCTTAGTGATAGCAACTACTCATGGCTTGACTGATTGCATTGAATATTTGTTGAAGGCTGGTGCAAACGCTAATATTCCAAATAACTGT TGTGGTGCTATGCCAATAGAAATAGCTGCAGGCCGTGGAAGAAGAAAGCATGTGGAGATGCTATTTCCTTTCACTTCTCCCATTCAAACTGTTTCAAAATGGACTGTTGATGGAATTATTGCTCATATAAAATCAAAAAGTTTGAAACATTCAAAGCATAAG GTTGGGCAATATGATAAAAGCACTAAAGTTAAGCAGAAATTTGATGGTGACAAGGATGTTGGGCGAAAGAACCACAGTGCTGCATCAAAGCTATACAGCGAG GTTGAGCAGTATGGTAAAAACACGAAAGATAAGCTGAAATCAGATGGTGACAAATCTGTTGGGAGAAAGGACTACCTTGCTGCATCAAAGCTCTATGGCGAG GCAATTGACCTGGATCCAACTGATGCAATACTGTATTCGAACAGGAGCTTTTGCCTTCTGCAAACTGGTGAAGCAACAAAGGCTCTATCTGATGCGAATTCTTGCATAAAGGTGCGACCTGAATGGGTAAAAGGTTACTACAGGAAAGGAGCCGCCCTCATGTCACTCAAG GAGTATAAAGAAGCATGTGATGCATTCCTTGCTGGGTTGAAGCTGGACCCTGCAAATGCTGAGATGGAGAGAATGTTCCG GGAGGCAGTTGAGGCCATGAAGGAGGACTGTGTTGGCGCAAAGAACCTTGGGTCTATCGATTAG
- the LOC120692866 gene encoding tetratricopeptide repeat protein 33-like isoform X3, translated as MVSELGTPLAATLHPTKEGLEESISLKCVKLLVECGAMPIEIAAGRGRRKHVEMLFPFTSPIQTVSKWTVDGIIAHIKSKSLKHSKHKVGQYDKSTKVKQKFDGDKDVGRKNHSAASKLYSEVEQYGKNTKDKLKSDGDKSVGRKDYLAASKLYGEAIDLDPTDAILYSNRSFCLLQTGEATKALSDANSCIKVRPEWVKGYYRKGAALMSLKEYKEACDAFLAGLKLDPANAEMERMFREREAVEAMKEDCVGAKNLGSID; from the exons ATGGTCTCAGAACTAGGTACGCCATTGGCTGCAACACTTCATCCTACTAAGGAAGGACTCGAGGAATCTATTTCGTTAAAGTGTGTGAAGCTACTTGTCGAG TGTGGTGCTATGCCAATAGAAATAGCTGCAGGCCGTGGAAGAAGAAAGCATGTGGAGATGCTATTTCCTTTCACTTCTCCCATTCAAACTGTTTCAAAATGGACTGTTGATGGAATTATTGCTCATATAAAATCAAAAAGTTTGAAACATTCAAAGCATAAG GTTGGGCAATATGATAAAAGCACTAAAGTTAAGCAGAAATTTGATGGTGACAAGGATGTTGGGCGAAAGAACCACAGTGCTGCATCAAAGCTATACAGCGAG GTTGAGCAGTATGGTAAAAACACGAAAGATAAGCTGAAATCAGATGGTGACAAATCTGTTGGGAGAAAGGACTACCTTGCTGCATCAAAGCTCTATGGCGAG GCAATTGACCTGGATCCAACTGATGCAATACTGTATTCGAACAGGAGCTTTTGCCTTCTGCAAACTGGTGAAGCAACAAAGGCTCTATCTGATGCGAATTCTTGCATAAAGGTGCGACCTGAATGGGTAAAAGGTTACTACAGGAAAGGAGCCGCCCTCATGTCACTCAAG GAGTATAAAGAAGCATGTGATGCATTCCTTGCTGGGTTGAAGCTGGACCCTGCAAATGCTGAGATGGAGAGAATGTTCCG GGAGAGGGAGGCAGTTGAGGCCATGAAGGAGGACTGTGTTGGCGCAAAGAACCTTGGGTCTATCGATTAG